The segment CAGGCGAGAGCGAGCGGCGTTTCGAAGCGGGCCACGTGCGGGGTGACCACGCCGACGGAGCCCGCCGGTCGGTCTGCAAACGCAAGCGTATCTGAATCAGGCATTGAAGGCGCTAGTCCTGCTGAAAGAGTGCGACTGAATTAGATCTTGGAATACGGGGTTGGCAGTCGCCATCATAGCCCGACCAGCGCGCCGGAAATGCCCGCCGCACGAATCAATGATCCGACAACCAAGCCATCGATCAGGTTAATTGCGATAAACACCACGATTGGCGAGAGGTCAATCATGCCCAGCGACGGGATCACTTTGCGCACCGGGGCCATAATCGGTTCCACCAACTGCATGATCAGCAGCGCACCTGGGTGGCTGGCATTCGGCGCCACCCAGCTCAAAATAATCATCACGATCATGGCGAAGAAGTAAATTTTTAAAATCGCATTCGCCAAGGCGGCTACACCGGCAATCAGCAGCCCAGCAATGGGCGGCATGCCAACGCCAATGACCATAAAAATGGCAATGATGCTAACCACCTTCAATACAAAACCTGCCGCTAAGGTGGCGAGATCGAAGCGGCCAGCCACAGGGCCTAAAAAGCCTTGAAATAGCCCTACTACCGGCTGGGTGATTTTGACCACCGATTGGCTTAACGGATTGTAGTAATCCGCCCGCGAGGCCTGCAGCAGGAAGCGCAGCATGAGTAAAAAGAGGTAAATATTGATGAGGGTATTTACCAGCATTAACCCTGCACTGCCCAATTCATTGCCCATTATTATGTCTCCTTGATGATTCGTAGCTTAACGGCTGCGCTAGCTGAATGGCTGTATTATTTGCCGCTCAATTCTGTGGCCATTGCCTGGGCGCGATCAGCGCAGGCCTGCATGGCGTCGGCAATGGTGGTGCGCAATTGTGCCTCTTCCATGTGGTGAATGGCACGTTCTGTGGTGCCACCCGGTGACATGACGTTCTGTTTTAACGTGGCCGGGTCTTTATCACTACGTTGCGCCATGGTGGCGGCACCCAGTGCGGTTTGAATAGCCAGTCGGCGAGCAGTGGCGGCAGGTAGGCCAAGTTTAACGGCCGCTTCCTCCATGGCTTCGAACATCAGAAAGAAGTAGGCCGGTGCGCTACCAGAAACAGCAGTGACTGCATCTAACAGCGCTTCTTCTTCCACCCACTCGACAATCCCTACTGCCTCCATTAGCTGGGTGGCCACGTCACGCTGGGCGTCGCTGACCTTAGCATTGGCGTAGAGGCCGCTGGCGCCATAACCCACCAGCGAGGGCGTATTAGGCATACAGCGAACCATGGCGTTTTGGCCGCCTAGCCACTGGTCGATAGTGTCGGCATCCAGTCCTGCGGCAATCGAGATCACCAGCGGCTGCTGGCGCTGAACGCTGTCGCGCAGCGCTTCGCATACGTTGCGCATGATTTGCGGCTTCACCGCCAGTACCACTACATCGGCATCAGCCACCGCCGCATTGTTGTCGGTGTCGGTATTGATGCCTAAGCGTTGTTTAATCGTGGCCAGTTCGTTGTCATTCGGCGCGGTGGCGGTAATCGTGGAAGGCTCGACGCCGCTGTCGATTAGGCCGCCGATAATAGCGCTGGCCATATTGCCGGCCCCAATGAAGGTAATCTTATTCGCCATGGTAGGTGTCCCTTTAGTCAAAGTGTTCTACGTAAAAAAGTGCGCTACTTTTCGTCTAAGCCGATGGGCGAGCACCGAAAATGGCGGTGCCCAAACGCACCAGCGTGGCGCCTTCCAGTACCGCTGCTTCTAAATCGTCGCTCATGCCCATCGAGAGCGTATCAAGAGGCGCATCTGGCAAGCTGTTTTGTAAAGCGGTGAACGCCTCGCGCAGCGCTGCCAGAGGCTGGCGCTGGGCGTCGATACCCTCTGCCGGGGCGGGGATCGCCATTAAGCCGCGCAGGCGCAGATTAGGTAGCGTGGCGACTTCTTTGGCTAATTCCTCTAACGCCTCGGGCATTACGCCGGCTTTGCTCTCTTCGCGGCTGATATTAACCTGCAGGCAGATATTAAGTGGCGCAAGGTGCGTTGGGCGCTGTTCGCTAAGGCGTTTGGCTATTTTTAGCCGGTCGACGCTGTGCACCCAGTCAAAGTGCTCGGCCACAGAGCGGGTTTTGTTGGACTGCAGGGGGCCAATGAAATGCCATACAATGCCTTCAAGGTCGGTAAGCTCGGTCTGCTTTTCCAGCGCTTCTTGCAAATAGTTTTCACCGAATTCACGCTGACCCAGCTGCCAAACCTGACGAATCATCGCCGCGGGCTTGGTTTTACTGACCGCCAATAGCTTGGCTGCACCCTGAGCGCGCCCCGCGTTTTCTAATGCATTACGCAGGCGTTCACGCGCATGGGCGTATGAATGGCCGAGTGACTCGTTAAGCGCGATGTCTGTCATACTCAAGCACCTTACCGCAGCTGGGAAGAGAGATGGATATTACCGAACTGCTAGCATTCTCGGCAAAGCAGAATGCTTCTGACTTGCACCTTTCGGCCGGTTTGCCGCCCATGATACGTGTTGATGGCGACATTCGTCGGCTCAATGTGCCCGCTATCGATAATAACGATGTGCGCAAATTGATCTACGACATCATGAATGATCGCCAGCGGCGCGACTACGAAGAGCACCTGGAAATTGATTTTTCCTTTGAAGTGCCTGGGATTGCCCGCTTCCGCGTGAACGCCTTTACGCAAGCGCGCGGGGCGGGGGCTGTGTTTCGCACCATCCCTAATCAAGTGCTCTCCATGCAAGCCCTGGGGCTCGGTGAGGTGTTCGAGCGCTTGGCAATGTTGCCGCGAGGCCTAGTGCTGGTGACTGGGCCAACGGGGTCGGGTAAAAGCACCACGCTGGCCGCGATGATCGATTACATTAACGATCATCGTTACGAGCATATTCTTACCATTGAAGACCCCGTCGAGTTTGTCCACGCCAGCAAGCGCTGTTTGATAAACCAACGCGAAGTGCACCGCGACACCCATAGCTTTGCCGATGCGTTGCGTAGCGCGCTACGTGAAGACCCGGATGTGATCCTGGTCGGCGAGCTGCGTGATCTGGAGACCATCCGTTTAGCGCTGACCGCGGCTGAAACCGGCCATCTGGTGCTGGGAACGCTGCATACCACCTCTGCCGCCAAGACAATCGACCGGATCATCGATGTGTTTCCCGGCGAAGAAAAAGCCATGGTGCGTTCCATGTTATCGGAATCGCTCCAGGCGGTGGTGTCGCAGTCGCTGCTTAAACGTCAGGGCGGTGGTCGCGTAGCGGCCCACGAAATCCTCATTGCCACTTCTGCCGTGCGCAACTTGATCCGCGAAGACAAAGTGGCGCAGATCTACTCGGCCATTCAAACCGGCGGCAGCCTGGGCATGCAAACCCTGGATGCCGAGCTGTCGCGGTTAGTGAAAGACGGTACCGTAAGTTTGGAAGAGGCGCAGCTGAGTGCGAAGGGAACGCTGGCGATAAAAGATGAATAAAGACAGCTCAACTCAAACGCCATCTGTCGAGCTTTCGCCCACCCAGTGGCTGCACCAACTGCTCGATATCATGGTCGAGCAGCACGCTTCCGATTTACTCATTTCCGTGGGTGCGCCGCCAAGCCTAAAAATGCCCGATGGGCTGGTGCCGTTGGGACAGCAGCGTTTAACCGCCCACCAGGTCAACGAGCTGGTCACCCACACGCTGCCGGAAGGGCTGCGGGAACGTTTTGCCAGTGAGCGAGAGGCGAATTTTGCCCTCAGCCGCGAGGGCAAAGGGCGTTTTCGGGTCAGTGCTTTCCAGCAGCGCAACCAGATGGCGATGGTGGTGCGCAGTATTGCGATTGAGATTCCTCGCCTGGAGGCGCTGGGCGTACCGGGGCAGTTGACTGAATTAGCCCAAGCCAAGCGTGGGCTGGTGCTGGTGGTAGGCGGCACGGGAACCGGGAAGTCGACAACCCTGGCGTCGATGATTCAGCAGCGCAACGAGACCGTCGGCGGCCATATCATCAGTATCGAAGACCCTATCGAGTACCTGCACCCGCATAAGCGCGCGATTGTGAATCAACGCGAAGTGGGGATTGATACCGAGTCGTTTGAGGTGGCGCTAAAAAATACCCTGCGCCAGGCGCCGGATGTGATTCTGATTGGTGAAATCCGCACTCGGGAAACCATGGAACATGCGCTGACGTTTGCTGAAACCGGCCATCTCTGTCTGGCGACACTGCATGCCAATAACGCTAACCAGGCGCTGGAGCGCATCATTCACTTCTTCCCCCATGAACGCCATGAGCAGATCTGGATGGATCTTTCGTTGAATCTGCGTGCAGTCGTCGCCCAGCAACTGCTACCTACGCTTGCGGGCGGGCGCCGTGCGGCCATTGAGATCATGCTTCAGTCGCCGCGCATTGCCGACTTGATCCGTAAAGGAGACGTCGCCGAGATTAAAGCAGCAATGGCCAAGTCCCGTGATGCCGGAATGCAGACCTTCGATCAGGCGTTGCACGACCTGCATCAGGCGGGGCATATCAGTAGAGAAGTGGCCATGGCCCACGCCGACTCGGCTAACGACCTACGCATGCTGCTCAACGTCAGTGACGCCAAGGGGCGTAACCTCACACTAGATGAACAGGTGCCTAGCCATCTGGGGCTGCGCGATGGCGACGATTACTAAGCGTTACTCTTAACTAATATTTAACTACGCAGCATAAATGCCGCCCAGCACGCGCGGGCCCTGCGCACCGGTGACCGAAGGTAAGTTGCCAGGCAGATGATTCAATCGCTGGTGAGCCAGCCAGGCAAAGGCGCCGGCTTCTATCCAGTCTTCAGGCCAACCATACGCCGCTGGCGAAGTGAGCGTGGCGCGAGGCAGATGATGGGCAAGGCGCTGCATTAAGTAGCCGTTGTGAGCGCCGCCGCCAGCGGTGATCAGGGTGAGCGGGCCACTATCGATCCGCAACTGATCAATCCCCTGGGCGACACTAACGGCGGTGAGCTCTGCAAGCGTCGCCTGCACATCAGCGGCGGCTTCCTGCCCGCTGAGATGTTTTCCTAGCCAATCCATATGGAACAACTCACGCCCTGTGCTTCTCGGCGGCGGCTGCTGGAAAAACGGTTCGGATAACAACCGGGCTAATAGCGCTTCATCTACCTTTCCGCTAGCGGCCCAATCGCCGTCCTGATCAAAGCGGCCGCCCTGGTGCAAGGCAAACCAGCCATCCAATAAAACATTTGCGGGTCCGGTATCAAAACCGATCACCGGGTCGTTCGGCTGACTAGAGAGCCAGGTGAGATTGGCAAAGCCGCCTAAATTAAGTACCAACTGATGCGCGTCTGCTCGTCCAAATAGCGCCTGATGAAAGGCCGGTGCCAACGGCGCAGCCTGTCCGCCAGCGGCTAAGTCTCGGCGGCGAAAATCGGCGACCACCGTGCAGCCGGTGAGCTCTGCCAACAGACTGGGGTTGTCCAGCTGTAAAGTATAGCTCGGGCCACCGTCGTGGCCTGCGGGGGCGTGCTCGATGGTTTGGCCGTGACTGCCGATGGCACTGATCTGTTCTACACCCACTGAAAGTGGCGCTAATAAGTGCTGCACGGCTTGGGCCTGGCATTGGCAGAACGCGTGTTCCGCTGCTGCGAGTTGCGCAAAACTGACCTGCTCTGCATGGCACAGGGTGAACAATTGGTGATGTAGCGCATCTGGCATTGGCTCGGCGCGGGTAGCCAACAGGCGCGGCGGCGAATCTTTTTCGATGGCGATAAGTGCCGCATCAATACCGTCCAGACTAGTGCCGGACATCAGGCCAATATAGTAAAGCGGCGAAGCGGTAGGCGTTTTCATAAGCGGACTCGTACAAAGCTAGGCTGAGACTAAACCAGGGTGAGAGCTAAACCAAGGCTCAACCAAGGCGAGCGAGCATGGTAACATCGTCGGCTATTTATCACCTGAGCCCGGTCGGGGCGGTTCTTTATAGTGGAGAGAGGCAATGAGTGAGGTGGATCAGGCTTTAGCGCTGTTATCGCGCGGTACGCATGAAATCCTGATAGAGGATGAGTTAAAAAAGAAGCTGGCTTCAGGCCGCAAACTGCGTATCAAAGCGGGTTTTGATCCTACAGCCCCTGATCTGCACCTGGGGCACAGCGTGTTGCTGACCAAAATGCGCCAGTTCCAGGATTTGGGGCACACGGTTATCTTTTTGATCGGTGACTTTACCGGGCGTATTGGTGACCCTACCGGTAAGAACGTGACGCGCAAACCGCTCACCGAAGAGGACGTGAAAGCCAACGCCGAAACTTATAAAGAGCAGGTGTTTAAAATACTCGACCCTGAGAAAACCGAGGTGCGCTTTAACGCCGAATGGTTTGGCGAGCTCTCCGCCGCTAAAATGATTGAGCTGGCTGCCCAAAGCACCGTCGCCCGTATGCTGGAACGGGATGACTTTGAAAAGCGCTATAAAGCCAATCAATCCATTGCTATCCACGAATTTCTCTACCCCCTGGTACAAGGTTACGACTCGGTAGCGCTTGAAGCGGATGTGGAGCTGGGCGGTACCGACCAGAAGTTCAACCTGCTGATGGGGCGTGAGATTCAAAAGCACTTCGGTCAGGAGCCCCAGGTGGTCATCACCATGCCGCTGTTGGAGGGGTTGGACGGCGTACAGAAGATGTCGAAGTCCCTGGGCAACTACATTGGTGTCGATGAAGCGCCTGGCTCCATGTTCAATAAGCTGGTCTCTATGCCGGATAGCTTAATGTGGCGCTACTTTGAGCTGCTCTCTTTGAAATCGAACGAAGAGATTGACGCGCTCAAGCAAAGCGTTGAGCAGGGCGCGAACCCGCGGGATATCAAGATGGAGCTGGCGCGGGAGCTAATTGCGCGTTACCACGGTGATGAAGCGGCAGCCAATGCGCACAAGTCTGCGGGTAATCAACTGGCCGATGGCGAGCTTCCGGAAGACCTGCCAGAAGTCACGGTTGATTTTGAAGGCAGTGAGCAAGCTCCTATTGCGGCCGTGCTCAATCGAGCAGCGCTTGCGAACAACAGCGCCCAGGCTAAAGATATGCTGGGTAATGGCCGCGTCAAAGTCGACGGCGACGTCGTTGCCAAAGACACCATGCTGGCGACAGGTAAGAGCTATGTTATCCAAGCGGGTAAGAAACGTTACGCCCGTGTGACGCTTATTTGAACTTTCTGTGCTTATTTTTCACAACAGCCCTTGCCAACCCGGCAGCGAAACCGTAAAGTACGCATCCGCTGCCGGGGACGCCTAGCGTTACCAGCGGTGAATGAGGTGTAAAAGCCTTGGTTTGTCAAACAGTTACCGTTTCTGCGATAGCTCGCGGTTTTGGATGTTAGCAGCATCACATCGAAAACAACGCCCTTGACAAACACTAGGAACTGCGTAGAATACGCCTTCCTCGCTGCGGCAAGCCAAGTCAACGGCAGGCCGGTTGCTTTCACAGTAACTATCCAGCGAAACAGCTCTTTAACAATTTGATCAGGTAATTCATGTGGGCGCTTGCTGACGTTGGTGACAAATCACCCAATATCAAGGCAAGCGACTCAAGCAATAAGGTTGTAAAGGATTCGTCCTTTGGAATCTGTTTTGAATGAATTCGTTTGAACCTTGAGCCAAGTTTGGTTCGCTTCTGTCGCTTTCGAGTGGCAGGTAAGAACCGCATAGATCTTAAACTGAAGAGTTTGATCATGGCTCAGATTGAACGCTGGCGGCAGGCCTAACACATGCAAGTCGAGCGGTAACAGATCTAGCTTGCTAGATGCTGACGAGCGGCGGACGGGTGAGTAATGCATAGGAATCTGCCCGGTAGTGGGGGATAACCTGGGGAAACCCAGGCTAATACCGCATACGTCCTACGGGAGAAAGGGGGCTTTGGCTCCCGCTATTGGATGAGCCTATGTCGGATTAGCTAGTTGGTGAGGTAAAGGCTCACCAAGGCAACGATCCGTAGCTGGTCTGAGAGGATGATCAGCCACATCGGGACTGAGACACGGCCCGAACTCCTACGGGAGGCAGCAGTGGGGAATATTGGACAATGGGGGCAACCCTGATCCAGCCATGCCGCGTGTGTGAAGAAGGCCCTCGGGTTGTAAAGCACTTTCAGCGAGGAAGAACGCCTGGTGGTTAATACCCGCCAGGAAAGACATCACTCGCAGAAGAAGCACCGGCTAACTCCGTGCCAGCAGCCGCGGTAATACGGAGGGTGCAAGCGTTAATCGGAATTACTGGGCGTAAAGCGCGCGTAGGTGGCTTGATAAGCCGGTTGTGAAAGCCCCGGGCTCAACCTGGGAACGGCATCCGGAACTGTCAGGCTAGAGTGCAGGAGAGGAAGGTAGAATTCCCGGTGTAGCGGTGAAATGCGTAGAGATCGGGAGGAATACCAGTGGCGAAGGCGGCCTTCTGGACTGACACTGACACTGAGGTGCGAAAGCGTGGGTAGCAAACAGGATTAGATACCCTGGTAGTCCACGCCGTAAACGATGTCGACCAGCCGTTGGGTGCCTAGAGCACTTTGTGGCGAAGTTAACGCGATAAGTCGACCGCCTGGGGAGTACGGCCGCAAGGTTAAAACTCAAATGAATTGACGGGGGCCCGCACAAGCGGTGGAGCATGTGGTTTAATTCGATGCAACGCGAAGAACCTTACCTACCCTTGACATCTACAGAAGCCGGAAGAGATTCTGGTGTGCCTTCGGGAACTGTAAGACAGGTGCTGCATGGCTGTCGTCAGCTCGTGTTGTGAAATGTTGGGTTAAGTCCCGTAACGAGCGCAACCCTTGTCCTTATTTGCCAGCGAGTAATGTCGGGAACTCTAAGGAGACTGCCGGTGACAAACCGGAGGAAGGTGGGGACGACGTCAAGTCATCATGGCCCTTACGGGTAGGGCTACACACGTGCTACAATGGCCGGTACAAAGGGCTGCGAGCTCGCGAGAGTCAGCGAATCCCTTAAAGCCGGTCTCAGTCCGGATCGGAGTCTGCAACTCGACTCCGTGAAGTCGGAATCGCTAGTAATCGTGAATCAGAATGTCACGGTGAATACGTTCCCGGGCCTTGTACACACCGCCCGTCACACCATGGGAGTGGACTGCACCAGAAGTGGTTAGCCTAACGCAAGAGGGCGATCACCACGGTGTGGTTCATGACTGGGGTGAAGTCGTAACAAGGTAGCCGTAGGGGAACCTGCGGCTGGATCACCTCCTTAAACGATGCGTCACGCGTTAGTAAGCGTCCACAATGAATTACCTGATCAGATATAGAGCAAACGGTAAAGGCACGATCCCCTCTTGGGTCTGTAGCTCAGTTGGTTAGAGCGCACCCCTGATAAGGGTGAGGTCGGCAGTTCAAGTCTGCCCAGACCCACCAAATTTTATCTATCGCTGCGTTATTTTATACCTCGCATAGCAGGCTATGTGTCGTCATAAAATGCCTTGCGCTAAATAAAATTGGCCAGAGGTGAATGTGACTAAAAAGAGTGACTCGATGGGGCCATAGCTCAGCTGGGAGAGCGCCTGCCTTGCACGCAGGAGGTCAGCGGTTCGATCCCGCTTGGCTCCACCATTACGTTACTACTCTGTTTAACCCTCAATACCGTTTGTGAATGTTTCGTGACCATTGATAAGTCGCTGTTGCTGTCGTTATAGCACCGCTTTATCACTGTTCATTGAACAGCCGCTCTTTAACAATGTATATCATGCTGACAAGAACACTTCGCAAGAAGTGGTCTTAAATTGTGATACGCGTCAGCGTATCCGGCAAATTGAAACGTGATTATTGCGACATCCAGACTCCTTCGGGTTATAGGGTCAAGCAATTAAGCGCACACGGTGGATGCCTAGGCAGTCAGAGGCGATGAAAGACGTGGTAGCCTGCGATAAGGTTCGGTGAGGTGGCAACAACCTGTGACCCGGACATTTCTGAATGGGGAAACCCACTGACCATAAGGTCAGTATCTTACACTGAATACATAGGTGTAAGAGGCGAACCAGGGGAACTGAAACATCTAAGTACCCTGAGGAAAAGAAATCAACCGAGATTCCCCTAGTAGCGGCGAGCGAACGGGGACCAGCCCTTAAGCATGTGAATGATTAGGCGAACAGATTGGGAAGTCTGGCCGTAGCGGGTGATAGCCCCGTAGTCGAAAATCTGATCATGTGAAATCGAGTAGGTCGGGGCACGAGAAACCTTGACTGAAGACGGGGGGACCATCCTCCAAGGCTAAATACTCCTGACTGACCGATAGTGAACCAGTACCGTGAGGGAAAGGCGAAAAGAACCCCGGAGAGGGGAGTGAAATAGATCCTGAAACCGTGTGCGTACAAGCAGTAGGAGCAGACTTGTTCTGTGACTGCGTACCTTTTGTATAATGGGTCAGCGACTTATATTCAGTGGCGAGGTTAACCGTATAGGGGAGCCGTAGGGAAACCGAGTCTTAACTGGGCGACACAGTCGCTGGATATAGACCCGAAACCGAGCGATCTATCCATGAGCAGGGTGAAGGTTGAGTAACATCAACTGGAGGCCCGAACCAGGATCTGTTGAAAAAGATTTGGATGACTTGTGGATCGGAGTGAAAGGCTAATCAAGCTCGGAGATAGCTGGTTCTCCTCGAAAGCTATTTAGGTAGCGCCTCACGTAGTACCGCCGGGGGTAGAGCACTGTTTCGGCTAGGGGGTCATCCCGACTTACCAACCCGAGGCAAACTCCGAATACCGGTGAGTAACGCGTGGGAGACACACGGCGGGTGCTAACGTCCGTCGTGAAAAGGGAAACAACCCAGACCGTCAGCTAAGGTCCCGAAATCCTGGTTAAGTGGGAAACGATGTGGGAAGGCTTAGACAGCTAGGAGGTTGGCTTAGAAGCAGCCATCCTTTAAAGAAAGCGTAATAGCTCACTAGTCGAGTCGGCCTGCGCGGAAGATGTAACGGGGCTAAACCAGGTACCGAAGCTACGGGTTCATCCTTTGGATGAGCGGTAGAGGAGCGTCGTGTACGCCAATGAAGGTGGATTGAGAAGTCTGCTGGAGGTATCACGAGTGCGAATGCTGACATGAGTAACGATAAAGGGAGTGAAAAACTCCCTCGCCGGAAGACCAAGGGTTTCTGTTCGACGCTAATCGGAGCAGAGTGAGTCGGCCCCTAAGGCGAGGCCGAAAGGCGTAGTCGATGGGAAACGGGTCAATATTCCCGTACCGGACATGGTTGCGATGGGGGGACGAAGAAGGCTAGGTGAGCCAGGCGTTGGTTGTCCTGGTGAAAGTGAGTAGGCTGGGATCTTAGGTAAATCCGGGATCCTTTAAGGCCGAGACACGAAACGAACTGACCACGGTCAGGAAGTCACTGATGCCACGCTTCCAGGAAAAGCCTCTAAGCTTCAGATCATGTGCGACCGTACCCCAAACCGACACAGGTGGTCAGGGTGAGAATCCCAAGGCGCTTGAGAGAACTCGGGTGAAGGAACTAGGCAAAATGGTGCCGTAACTTCGGGAGAAGGCACGCCGGCGTAGGGTGATGAGACTTGCTCTCTAAGCCCGAACCGGTCGAAGATACCAGGTGGCTGCAACTGTTTATTAAAAACACAGCACTCTGCTAACGCGCAAGCGGACGTATAGGGTGTGACGCCTGCCCGGTGCCGGAAGGTTAAATGATGGTGTTAGCCGCAAGGCGAAGCTCTTGATTGAAGCCCCGGTAAACGGCGGCCGTAACTATAACGGTCCTAAGGTAGCGAAATTCCTTGTCGGGTAAGTTCCGACCTGCACGAATGGCGTAATGATGGCCACGCTGTCTCCACCCGAGACTCAGTGAAATTGAAATCGCCGTGAAGATGCGGTGTACCCGCGGCTAGACGGAAAGACCCCGTGAACCTTTACTATAGCTTCACACTGGACGCTGATGTTGCCTGTGTAGGATAGCTGGGAGGCTTTGAAACTCGGACGCCAGTTCGGGCGGAGCCAACCTTGAAATACCAGCCTGGCATCATTGGCGTTCTCACTCAGGTCCGTTATCCGGATCGAGGACAGTGTGTGGTGGGTAG is part of the Halomonas alkaliantarctica genome and harbors:
- a CDS encoding PilT/PilU family type 4a pilus ATPase, with amino-acid sequence MNKDSSTQTPSVELSPTQWLHQLLDIMVEQHASDLLISVGAPPSLKMPDGLVPLGQQRLTAHQVNELVTHTLPEGLRERFASEREANFALSREGKGRFRVSAFQQRNQMAMVVRSIAIEIPRLEALGVPGQLTELAQAKRGLVLVVGGTGTGKSTTLASMIQQRNETVGGHIISIEDPIEYLHPHKRAIVNQREVGIDTESFEVALKNTLRQAPDVILIGEIRTRETMEHALTFAETGHLCLATLHANNANQALERIIHFFPHERHEQIWMDLSLNLRAVVAQQLLPTLAGGRRAAIEIMLQSPRIADLIRKGDVAEIKAAMAKSRDAGMQTFDQALHDLHQAGHISREVAMAHADSANDLRMLLNVSDAKGRNLTLDEQVPSHLGLRDGDDY
- the tyrS gene encoding tyrosine--tRNA ligase → MSEVDQALALLSRGTHEILIEDELKKKLASGRKLRIKAGFDPTAPDLHLGHSVLLTKMRQFQDLGHTVIFLIGDFTGRIGDPTGKNVTRKPLTEEDVKANAETYKEQVFKILDPEKTEVRFNAEWFGELSAAKMIELAAQSTVARMLERDDFEKRYKANQSIAIHEFLYPLVQGYDSVALEADVELGGTDQKFNLLMGREIQKHFGQEPQVVITMPLLEGLDGVQKMSKSLGNYIGVDEAPGSMFNKLVSMPDSLMWRYFELLSLKSNEEIDALKQSVEQGANPRDIKMELARELIARYHGDEAAANAHKSAGNQLADGELPEDLPEVTVDFEGSEQAPIAAVLNRAALANNSAQAKDMLGNGRVKVDGDVVAKDTMLATGKSYVIQAGKKRYARVTLI
- the proC gene encoding pyrroline-5-carboxylate reductase, with product MANKITFIGAGNMASAIIGGLIDSGVEPSTITATAPNDNELATIKQRLGINTDTDNNAAVADADVVVLAVKPQIMRNVCEALRDSVQRQQPLVISIAAGLDADTIDQWLGGQNAMVRCMPNTPSLVGYGASGLYANAKVSDAQRDVATQLMEAVGIVEWVEEEALLDAVTAVSGSAPAYFFLMFEAMEEAAVKLGLPAATARRLAIQTALGAATMAQRSDKDPATLKQNVMSPGGTTERAIHHMEEAQLRTTIADAMQACADRAQAMATELSGK
- a CDS encoding anhydro-N-acetylmuramic acid kinase — translated: MKTPTASPLYYIGLMSGTSLDGIDAALIAIEKDSPPRLLATRAEPMPDALHHQLFTLCHAEQVSFAQLAAAEHAFCQCQAQAVQHLLAPLSVGVEQISAIGSHGQTIEHAPAGHDGGPSYTLQLDNPSLLAELTGCTVVADFRRRDLAAGGQAAPLAPAFHQALFGRADAHQLVLNLGGFANLTWLSSQPNDPVIGFDTGPANVLLDGWFALHQGGRFDQDGDWAASGKVDEALLARLLSEPFFQQPPPRSTGRELFHMDWLGKHLSGQEAAADVQATLAELTAVSVAQGIDQLRIDSGPLTLITAGGGAHNGYLMQRLAHHLPRATLTSPAAYGWPEDWIEAGAFAWLAHQRLNHLPGNLPSVTGAQGPRVLGGIYAA
- a CDS encoding type IV pilus twitching motility protein PilT, with amino-acid sequence MDITELLAFSAKQNASDLHLSAGLPPMIRVDGDIRRLNVPAIDNNDVRKLIYDIMNDRQRRDYEEHLEIDFSFEVPGIARFRVNAFTQARGAGAVFRTIPNQVLSMQALGLGEVFERLAMLPRGLVLVTGPTGSGKSTTLAAMIDYINDHRYEHILTIEDPVEFVHASKRCLINQREVHRDTHSFADALRSALREDPDVILVGELRDLETIRLALTAAETGHLVLGTLHTTSAAKTIDRIIDVFPGEEKAMVRSMLSESLQAVVSQSLLKRQGGGRVAAHEILIATSAVRNLIREDKVAQIYSAIQTGGSLGMQTLDAELSRLVKDGTVSLEEAQLSAKGTLAIKDE
- a CDS encoding YggS family pyridoxal phosphate-dependent enzyme, producing the protein MTDIALNESLGHSYAHARERLRNALENAGRAQGAAKLLAVSKTKPAAMIRQVWQLGQREFGENYLQEALEKQTELTDLEGIVWHFIGPLQSNKTRSVAEHFDWVHSVDRLKIAKRLSEQRPTHLAPLNICLQVNISREESKAGVMPEALEELAKEVATLPNLRLRGLMAIPAPAEGIDAQRQPLAALREAFTALQNSLPDAPLDTLSMGMSDDLEAAVLEGATLVRLGTAIFGARPSA
- a CDS encoding YggT family protein, whose amino-acid sequence is MGNELGSAGLMLVNTLINIYLFLLMLRFLLQASRADYYNPLSQSVVKITQPVVGLFQGFLGPVAGRFDLATLAAGFVLKVVSIIAIFMVIGVGMPPIAGLLIAGVAALANAILKIYFFAMIVMIILSWVAPNASHPGALLIMQLVEPIMAPVRKVIPSLGMIDLSPIVVFIAINLIDGLVVGSLIRAAGISGALVGL